From one Orcinus orca chromosome 10, mOrcOrc1.1, whole genome shotgun sequence genomic stretch:
- the VHL gene encoding LOW QUALITY PROTEIN: von Hippel-Lindau disease tumor suppressor (The sequence of the model RefSeq protein was modified relative to this genomic sequence to represent the inferred CDS: substituted 2 bases at 2 genomic stop codons) — protein sequence MLGRAGNAEEAETGAEEADAEEADAEEADAEEADAEEADAEQCGSXXSHTEEPGSQQEMEAGRSRPMLRSVNTREPSQVIFCNRSPRVVLPVWLNFDGEPQPYPTLPPGTGRRIHSYRGHLWLFRDAGTSDGLLVNQTELFVPSLNVDGQPIFANITLPVYTLKERCLQVVRSLVKPEDYRRLDIARSLYEDLEDHPNVWKDLERLTQEHIENQRMAEETEDFN from the exons ATGCTCGGGAGGGCGGGGAACGCGGAAGAGGCAGAGACCGGCGCGGAGGAGGCGGACGCGGAGGAGGCGGACGCGGAGGAGGCGGACGCGGAGGAGGCGGACGCGGAGGAGGCGGACGCGGAGCAGTGCGGTTCGTAATAGTCCCACACGGAGGAGCCCGGCTCCCAGCAGGAGATGGAGGCTGGGCGGTCGCGGCCGATGCTGCGCTCAGTGAACACTCGCGAGCCGTCCCAGGTCATCTTCTGCAACCGCAGCCCGCGCGTGGTGCTGCCCGTGTGGCTCAACTTCGACGGCGAGCCGCAGCCCTACCCGACGCTGCCCCCCGGCACGGGCCGCCGCATCCATAGCTACCGAG GTCATCTTTGGCTCTTCCGAGATGCTGGGACATCTGATGGGCTCCTAGTTAACCAGACTGAGCTGTTTGTGCCGTCTCTCAATGTTGATGGACAGCCTATTTTTGCAAACATCACACTGCCAG TGTACACCCTGAAAGAGCGCTGCCTCCAGGTTGTGCGAAGCCTAGTCAAGCCTGAGGATTACAGGAGACTGGACATTGCGAGATCCCTCTACGAAGATTTGGAGGACCACCCAAATGTGTGGAAGGACCTGGAGCGGTTGACCCAGGAGCATATTGAAAATCAGCGGATGGCAGAGGAGACTGaagattttaattga
- the BRK1 gene encoding protein BRICK1, producing the protein MAGQEDPVQREIHQDWANREYIEVITSSIKKIADFLNSFDMSCRSRLATLNEKLTALERRIEYIEARVTKGETLT; encoded by the exons ATGGCGGGGCAAGAGGATCCGGTGCAGCGGGAGATTCACCAGGACTGGGCGAACCGGGAGTACATTGAGGTCATCACCAGCAGCATCAAGAAAATCGCAGACTTTCTCAACTCGTTCG ATATGTCTTGTCGTTCAAGACTCGCAACACTAAACGAGAAATTGACAGCTCTTGAGCGGAGAATAGAGTACATTGAAGCAAGG GTGACAAAAGGTGAGACTCTCACCTAG